The Rhodocytophaga rosea genome has a segment encoding these proteins:
- the add gene encoding adenosine deaminase yields the protein MNFTHFPKIELHLHLDCSLSYKVVQQLDPSISPETYQESFIAPPKCIDLADYIRRAIKGVELMQTEQQLRLVTLDLFEQLQADHVIYAEIRFAPLQHLKQGLNPRQVVQIVNDAVEQGIRATGIEAGIILCTLRHYSQQQSLETVHLVEEFKGSRVVGFDIAADEAGFPIGAHIAAFDYAKEKGIACTAHAGEAKGAESVWETLHHFHPSRIGHGVRSAENPALLEFLKHKGIHLEVCPTSNIQTNVYPSITSHTVDTLYKTGISLSINTDARTISDTTLAQEYELLHKIFSWQESHFLQCNLYAIEAAFTTEAVKSRLREKMYAGILSAKQQ from the coding sequence ATGAATTTTACCCATTTTCCAAAAATCGAATTACACCTGCACCTGGATTGTTCGCTGAGTTACAAGGTGGTACAACAATTAGATCCGTCCATTTCACCGGAAACGTACCAGGAATCATTTATTGCGCCCCCCAAATGCATAGACCTGGCCGATTATATCCGTAGAGCCATTAAAGGAGTAGAACTGATGCAAACCGAACAACAACTCCGGCTGGTTACCCTGGATTTATTTGAACAGTTGCAAGCCGACCATGTGATTTATGCAGAGATACGCTTTGCTCCTCTTCAGCACCTGAAACAAGGATTAAATCCTAGGCAAGTCGTACAAATTGTGAATGATGCCGTAGAACAAGGCATCCGGGCAACAGGAATTGAAGCTGGTATTATTTTGTGTACACTCCGGCATTATTCCCAACAGCAAAGCCTGGAAACGGTGCATCTGGTAGAGGAATTCAAGGGTTCGAGGGTGGTGGGTTTTGACATCGCTGCAGATGAAGCAGGTTTTCCGATTGGGGCACACATCGCTGCTTTTGACTATGCCAAAGAGAAAGGTATTGCATGTACGGCACATGCTGGTGAAGCTAAAGGTGCCGAAAGTGTGTGGGAAACCTTGCACCATTTTCATCCAAGCCGCATTGGACATGGCGTACGCAGCGCCGAAAATCCTGCATTGCTGGAATTTCTTAAACATAAAGGCATCCATCTGGAAGTTTGCCCGACAAGCAATATCCAAACCAATGTGTATCCTTCTATTACCAGTCATACGGTGGATACCTTATATAAAACAGGTATTTCTTTAAGTATCAACACAGATGCCCGTACGATTTCCGACACTACACTTGCTCAGGAATATGAGTTGCTGCACAAAATTTTTAGCTGGCAGGAGAGTCATTTTCTGCAATGTAATCTGTATGCGATTGAGGCAGCCTTTACTACCGAAGCTGTGAAATCACGTCTCCGCGAAAAAATGTATGCTGGTATTTTATCAGCCAAACAGCAATAA
- a CDS encoding DUF2238 domain-containing protein: MTSATSPYRIKIGYNAFLVILCLVFACIWIWSLMHTSDAGNWLMENSTVVLFIGVLIFTYPYFKFSDLSYLLFFIFFLLHLYGSQYTYPHNPLGEWLQGLTGSARNPYDRIVHFCFGLLLAYPMRELCLNYIKTSSTLAWILPVVFSLSFGALYEVIEWLLASLVSPQKSADFLGMQNDQWDAQKDMALAFVGSFCGVSLISISKKLIGPRSAITR; the protein is encoded by the coding sequence ATGACTTCTGCCACTTCTCCTTACAGAATAAAAATTGGTTACAATGCGTTTCTGGTAATACTCTGCCTGGTATTTGCCTGTATCTGGATATGGTCACTCATGCATACTTCGGATGCAGGAAACTGGCTGATGGAAAATAGTACGGTGGTGCTGTTTATTGGAGTATTGATTTTCACTTATCCTTATTTCAAATTCAGTGACCTGAGCTACCTGCTGTTTTTCATTTTTTTCCTCCTGCATCTTTATGGCTCACAGTATACCTATCCGCATAATCCTTTGGGCGAATGGTTACAAGGACTTACTGGCAGTGCCCGCAATCCCTACGACCGGATTGTACATTTTTGCTTTGGATTATTGCTGGCATACCCGATGCGGGAACTTTGCCTGAATTATATAAAAACTTCTTCAACGCTTGCCTGGATTTTGCCAGTCGTGTTTTCTCTTTCATTTGGGGCTTTATATGAGGTAATCGAATGGCTACTGGCCTCGTTGGTTTCTCCGCAAAAAAGCGCTGATTTCCTGGGCATGCAAAATGACCAGTGGGATGCACAAAAAGATATGGCACTTGCTTTTGTAGGTTCATTTTGTGGAGTGAGCCTGATTAGTATTAGTAAAAAACTGATTGGCCCGAGATCTGCCATTACTCGTTAG
- a CDS encoding ABC transporter permease, whose translation MLIHYLKIALRNLRKQKIYTLINILGLSIGLASCVLIILFVMEHLDFDAFHQNADRIYRVNYKGKLSADSDAYHIGATPPPVAKTLINEFPEVELATRIQPKGINLIRYQDKTFMEPDVIAVDSNFFKIFSFRLKKGNPAKVFSEPNAVIITEKMAAKYFGMQEPMGKILSFGDARTPYKVAGIAENPPYNSHFTFHMLTSISSEEQVKNFDWSWVYCSLTTYVQLKNGANPQNLEAKFPGMVRRHAGNTIGRLFNTTIEDFQKGGNSIELSLQPLQKIHLYSAGIGSGLGTHGDIKYLYIFSCVAFFILLLACVNFMNLSTARSAGRSKEVGVRKVLGSVKSQLIIQFLTESMVTCLIAMLFAIAMGEIFLLFFKDFLFDGLDTNLLNQNWLWLSLLLLIFVVGIIAGSYPAFYLSAFKPVEVLKGKLRMGMKSSLIRSTLVVFQFGISVCLIICTLFVFRQLTYLSQVNMGFDKENVLVLSNTDRLGNNMGAFKQTLLQLPQVQSASYSTNLPSAAIDSDLFEPEDAGTQEKILEFITADYDYLQTLNIHVKEGRSFSRDFPSDADEEEGAMLINESAAKLLGWENPIGKHLLSLRDGNNRKIIGVIKDFNFKSLHSPIAPLLILLAEQGDYMTVKVKPGETRKTLQAIEAQWKKQVDSAPFEYSFLDERINQQYQAEEKIGQIFTLFTSLAIFIACLGLFGLAAYTTEQRSKEIGIRKVLGASIWGVVHLLSKDFLKLVLIANLIAWPLAWYVMSRWLEDFAYQISLDAWVFILAGMMAIVTALLTVLYQAVKAAHTNPVESLRSE comes from the coding sequence ATGCTGATCCATTACCTGAAAATTGCCCTGCGCAACCTGCGGAAACAAAAAATCTATACCCTGATCAACATCCTGGGTTTATCCATCGGACTGGCCAGTTGTGTGCTCATTATCCTGTTTGTGATGGAGCATCTGGATTTTGACGCCTTTCACCAGAATGCAGACCGCATTTACCGGGTAAATTACAAAGGCAAATTATCAGCAGATTCAGATGCGTACCATATTGGAGCTACTCCGCCGCCAGTGGCAAAAACACTGATAAATGAATTTCCGGAAGTAGAGTTAGCCACCAGGATACAACCCAAAGGTATCAATTTGATCCGCTACCAGGATAAAACCTTCATGGAGCCTGATGTAATTGCAGTTGATTCCAATTTCTTTAAAATATTCAGTTTCAGGTTGAAAAAGGGAAATCCCGCTAAAGTATTTTCAGAACCCAATGCGGTAATCATTACGGAGAAAATGGCAGCAAAATATTTCGGAATGCAAGAACCTATGGGCAAGATCCTGAGTTTTGGCGACGCACGTACTCCTTATAAAGTAGCTGGCATCGCAGAAAATCCGCCGTATAATTCTCATTTCACCTTCCACATGCTTACCTCTATTTCTTCAGAAGAACAAGTGAAAAACTTCGACTGGAGCTGGGTATATTGTTCGCTTACAACCTATGTGCAATTGAAAAACGGAGCCAACCCTCAAAACCTGGAAGCAAAATTTCCGGGTATGGTCAGGCGGCATGCCGGTAATACCATTGGCCGTCTGTTTAATACGACTATTGAAGATTTCCAGAAAGGAGGTAATTCTATTGAGCTTTCCTTGCAGCCGCTCCAAAAAATTCATTTGTACTCGGCCGGAATTGGCAGTGGCTTGGGTACCCATGGAGATATTAAGTACTTATATATATTTTCCTGTGTAGCTTTTTTTATCCTGCTGCTGGCTTGTGTTAATTTCATGAATCTGTCTACAGCCCGTTCTGCCGGACGAAGCAAAGAGGTAGGGGTACGAAAAGTACTGGGTTCTGTAAAAAGCCAGCTCATTATTCAATTTCTCACCGAATCTATGGTGACCTGCCTGATTGCGATGCTGTTTGCTATAGCGATGGGAGAAATTTTCCTTTTGTTCTTTAAAGATTTCCTTTTTGATGGCCTGGATACGAATCTGTTAAACCAGAACTGGTTGTGGCTAAGTTTACTCCTGTTAATTTTTGTAGTAGGTATTATCGCAGGCAGTTATCCGGCATTTTACTTAAGCGCATTTAAGCCGGTAGAAGTATTGAAAGGCAAACTAAGAATGGGTATGAAAAGCAGTCTGATTCGCAGTACCCTGGTTGTATTCCAGTTTGGCATATCTGTTTGCCTGATCATCTGTACCCTGTTTGTATTCAGACAGTTAACGTATTTAAGTCAGGTGAATATGGGATTTGATAAGGAAAATGTACTTGTACTCTCCAATACAGACCGGCTGGGAAACAATATGGGCGCTTTTAAACAAACCTTGCTACAATTGCCTCAGGTGCAAAGTGCCAGTTATTCTACCAACTTACCGTCTGCTGCTATTGACAGCGATTTATTTGAACCGGAAGATGCCGGCACTCAGGAAAAAATACTTGAGTTTATCACCGCAGATTATGATTACCTGCAAACACTTAACATTCATGTTAAAGAAGGCCGGAGTTTTTCAAGGGATTTTCCTTCCGATGCTGATGAAGAGGAGGGAGCCATGTTGATTAATGAATCAGCTGCCAAACTGTTAGGTTGGGAAAATCCTATCGGCAAACACCTGCTTAGCCTCCGGGATGGCAATAACCGCAAAATTATTGGTGTAATAAAAGATTTTAATTTTAAATCACTGCATTCTCCGATTGCCCCACTTCTGATATTATTAGCTGAACAAGGCGATTATATGACTGTAAAAGTAAAGCCAGGAGAGACAAGAAAAACCCTGCAGGCTATTGAAGCCCAATGGAAAAAACAGGTAGATTCAGCGCCTTTTGAGTATTCATTTCTGGATGAACGCATTAACCAGCAGTACCAGGCTGAAGAGAAGATTGGACAAATATTTACTTTGTTTACCAGTCTGGCTATATTTATTGCCTGCCTGGGTTTGTTTGGCTTAGCTGCCTATACTACCGAACAGCGATCTAAGGAAATCGGCATCCGCAAAGTGCTGGGCGCTTCAATCTGGGGTGTGGTACATTTGCTTTCCAAAGATTTTCTCAAACTGGTATTAATCGCCAATCTGATCGCCTGGCCGCTTGCCTGGTATGTGATGAGCCGCTGGCTGGAAGATTTTGCCTACCAAATCAGCCTTGATGCCTGGGTGTTTATCCTGGCTGGTATGATGGCAATAGTTACTGCTTTGCTTACTGTGCTATATCAGGCGGTAAAAGCAGCGCATACCAACCCGGTAGAATCCCTACGAAGTGAATAA
- a CDS encoding DoxX family membrane protein, translated as MKSTFGGEYIWYLILRYVLGLIMVMYGLIKILGIQFPTTRQYTNSLNDVDGVTLTWAFLGYSTWFVILLGLFELVPAVLLLFRKTKLVGAILLFPVLLNVFLINNAYGFYMYMRVFTGVLLAIDLILILVHYKLFIRFFKELIHYPHTTKWPEIVINCTIVGVITLLIFYYLK; from the coding sequence ATGAAATCAACTTTTGGAGGGGAATATATCTGGTATCTGATCTTAAGATATGTATTAGGTTTGATCATGGTCATGTATGGGCTGATTAAAATCTTAGGCATACAATTTCCTACAACACGTCAATATACCAATTCCTTAAATGATGTCGACGGTGTTACACTCACATGGGCTTTTTTAGGCTATTCGACCTGGTTTGTCATTTTATTGGGTCTGTTTGAGCTGGTTCCGGCGGTATTATTACTTTTCAGGAAAACAAAGCTGGTAGGAGCTATTCTTCTTTTCCCGGTGCTGCTCAATGTTTTTTTAATTAATAATGCCTATGGTTTCTATATGTATATGCGTGTGTTCACCGGCGTTCTTTTAGCCATAGATCTGATATTAATTCTAGTCCATTACAAGCTGTTTATCAGATTCTTCAAAGAATTGATACACTATCCACACACTACCAAATGGCCTGAAATAGTCATTAATTGTACGATTGTAGGTGTGATTACCTTATTAATTTTTTATTATCTTAAATAA
- a CDS encoding sigma-54-dependent transcriptional regulator has product MRILEGNILIVDDDPDILGTARMFLKQHGFTVQTEQKPSNIPALLSKTIFDVILLDMNFSRGENNGKEGLYWLQQILQTDTHAIVILITAYGEVDLAVQAIKLGATDFVLKPWNNEKLLATLLSALQLRASKLEVEKLRNTQQKLSADIQQQYGELIGSSPAMQEVYSLIEKVAPTDANVLILGENGTGKELVARALHTRSLRSKEVFISVDLGAISETLFESELFGHVKGAFTDAREDKPGRFELASGGTIFLDEIGNLSPNLQAKLLTVLQSRKVRRLGSVHEKNINIRLICATNMPLHEMVQENTFRQDLLYRINTVEIRVPALRERKEDIPSLLTHFMQVYTRKYKKPPIRLEPSVLSRLKKYEWPGNIRELQHAVERAVILSEHPVISSAELFLQKQSLPAKNAGRTLSLEEVERNYLKELIEKNEGNISKVAKELGMTRPALYRRINKYGL; this is encoded by the coding sequence ATGCGCATACTTGAAGGAAACATATTGATTGTAGACGATGATCCGGATATACTAGGTACTGCCAGAATGTTTCTCAAACAACATGGATTTACTGTTCAGACCGAGCAAAAGCCATCCAATATACCAGCTTTGCTTAGTAAAACTATTTTTGATGTGATCCTGCTCGACATGAATTTTAGCAGAGGAGAAAATAATGGAAAAGAAGGCCTGTACTGGCTGCAGCAAATTTTACAAACAGACACCCATGCGATTGTCATTCTGATCACTGCCTATGGAGAGGTAGATCTTGCCGTACAAGCCATTAAACTGGGTGCTACTGATTTTGTGCTTAAACCCTGGAATAACGAAAAACTACTGGCTACTCTACTTTCTGCGCTACAACTGCGGGCATCCAAACTGGAAGTAGAAAAATTGCGCAATACCCAGCAAAAGCTTAGCGCTGACATTCAACAACAATATGGCGAGTTGATCGGCAGTTCTCCGGCCATGCAGGAAGTATATTCGCTGATAGAAAAAGTGGCTCCTACCGATGCCAATGTGCTGATCCTGGGTGAAAATGGTACTGGCAAGGAGCTGGTAGCCAGAGCGCTGCATACCCGTTCCCTGAGAAGTAAAGAAGTGTTTATCAGCGTAGACCTGGGTGCAATCAGTGAGACATTGTTTGAGAGTGAACTATTTGGCCATGTGAAAGGTGCCTTTACTGATGCCAGAGAAGATAAACCTGGACGTTTTGAACTGGCTTCCGGCGGAACCATTTTTCTGGATGAAATTGGAAATTTATCTCCGAATTTACAAGCCAAACTGCTTACTGTATTACAAAGCCGGAAAGTTCGGCGGCTGGGTTCGGTGCATGAAAAAAACATCAATATCCGCCTGATATGTGCTACCAATATGCCTCTGCATGAGATGGTTCAGGAAAACACCTTCCGGCAAGACCTGTTGTATAGGATCAATACCGTAGAAATTAGGGTACCAGCCTTGCGGGAAAGAAAAGAAGACATTCCTTCATTGCTAACCCATTTTATGCAGGTATATACCAGAAAATATAAAAAACCACCTATTCGCCTAGAACCATCTGTGCTCAGCCGTTTAAAAAAGTATGAATGGCCAGGAAATATTCGCGAGTTACAGCATGCCGTAGAAAGAGCAGTGATTTTAAGTGAACATCCGGTGATTTCTTCTGCTGAATTATTTCTTCAAAAGCAAAGCCTGCCTGCTAAAAACGCCGGACGAACCTTGTCGCTGGAGGAAGTGGAACGGAATTACCTGAAAGAACTGATTGAGAAAAATGAAGGCAACATTTCGAAAGTGGCCAAAGAATTAGGCATGACCAGGCCGGCCTTATACAGAAGAATCAATAAATATGGTTTATAA
- a CDS encoding sensor histidine kinase, protein MVYKQFSAGVIIRISLLLANMLCLAYIFARTDLFFTQLILLFALIYQIYNLIRFVTQTNRELSKFLLAIQHRDYSVTFDNHTLSGQNFRELNGVFREIVQSYQQVDAKRESQYQFFKRMFQQVNVGIISLDSKQEIVLMNKAAHELLQVPEGISWQVLQTKRPSFTTVVESEARNSSYLTELRLEEELKQLSIRIDTVVLLGESMRILIFQDIKNEIEQKETEAWYKLIRILTHEIMNSLTPVVSLTETMLMILGQEKGTPEEMATLTKENIEDLRFSLQTIQKRSTGLLHFLNDYRKLTRIPVPQVESINVAGIVADVAALMQGEFAKQQVNFHSEVKLDQLTIVADPKLISQVLINLLTNSLQALESVENAAISLQAHLKEQQVLIELKDNGKGIDADKLDKIFIPFYSTKPEGSGIGLSLCRQIMGLHNGSIKVYSSKGIYTRVVLSFPLA, encoded by the coding sequence ATGGTTTATAAACAGTTTTCTGCAGGCGTGATCATCCGAATTAGCCTTCTACTGGCCAATATGCTATGCCTGGCCTATATTTTTGCACGCACTGATCTGTTTTTTACCCAGCTTATTCTCCTGTTTGCCCTGATCTATCAGATATATAACCTCATCCGCTTTGTTACGCAGACCAACCGAGAACTCAGCAAGTTTTTACTGGCCATCCAGCACCGGGATTATTCTGTTACTTTTGATAACCATACCTTGTCCGGACAGAATTTCAGGGAATTGAATGGCGTTTTCAGGGAGATAGTTCAATCGTATCAGCAGGTAGATGCCAAAAGAGAATCGCAGTACCAGTTTTTCAAGCGGATGTTTCAGCAGGTGAACGTGGGAATTATCTCTCTGGATAGCAAACAGGAAATAGTTCTGATGAATAAAGCAGCGCATGAGCTATTGCAGGTTCCGGAAGGCATTTCCTGGCAGGTATTACAAACCAAACGTCCTTCGTTCACAACAGTAGTGGAATCGGAAGCCAGAAACAGTAGCTATCTGACCGAACTACGCCTGGAAGAAGAATTAAAACAACTTTCCATACGCATTGATACAGTCGTATTGCTGGGAGAATCTATGCGTATTTTGATTTTTCAGGATATTAAAAATGAAATTGAGCAGAAAGAAACGGAAGCCTGGTATAAACTCATCCGGATATTGACCCATGAGATTATGAACTCCCTTACACCAGTAGTTTCCCTAACCGAAACCATGCTGATGATTCTCGGGCAGGAAAAAGGAACTCCAGAAGAAATGGCAACCCTTACGAAAGAAAATATAGAAGACCTGCGTTTTTCCCTGCAAACCATTCAAAAACGCAGTACCGGCCTGCTTCATTTTCTCAATGATTACCGCAAACTTACCAGAATACCTGTACCCCAGGTTGAATCCATCAACGTTGCCGGAATTGTTGCGGATGTTGCTGCACTGATGCAGGGAGAATTTGCAAAACAACAAGTAAATTTTCACAGTGAAGTAAAACTTGACCAATTAACAATAGTGGCAGATCCTAAACTGATTAGCCAGGTACTTATTAATTTGCTTACCAACAGCCTGCAAGCCCTGGAATCAGTAGAAAATGCTGCGATTTCCCTGCAAGCGCACCTGAAAGAACAACAGGTATTGATAGAATTGAAAGACAATGGAAAAGGTATTGATGCTGACAAACTCGACAAAATTTTTATTCCCTTTTACTCAACCAAACCAGAAGGCTCAGGCATTGGTTTAAGCCTTTGCCGCCAGATCATGGGCTTGCATAATGGTTCGATAAAAGTATACTCCAGTAAAGGAATTTATACAAGAGTAGTACTTTCTTTTCCGCTAGCCTGA
- the folE gene encoding GTP cyclohydrolase I FolE yields MRQKETSLNTQHIKEITGLGHLTIDEIGDEHIGTSYDTPLREDAFEMDDELKMELIEKHFREIMNILGLDLTDDSLKGTPRRVAKMYIKEIFSGLNPDNKPKVALFDNKYRYNEMLVEKDITFFSNCEHHFVPIIGKAHIAYISSGKVIGLSKLNRVVQYFAKRPQVQERLTVQIANELKEMLQTDDVAILIDAKHLCVSSRGVEDINSSTVTAHYSGKFQEDQTKNEFLKYIELK; encoded by the coding sequence ATGAGACAGAAAGAAACTTCGTTGAATACCCAGCATATTAAAGAAATTACCGGTTTAGGCCACCTGACCATTGATGAAATAGGCGATGAACACATAGGTACTTCTTATGATACACCTCTCCGGGAAGATGCGTTTGAAATGGATGATGAGCTGAAAATGGAGCTGATTGAAAAGCACTTCCGTGAAATTATGAATATCCTGGGCTTGGATCTGACCGACGACAGCCTGAAAGGAACACCCCGCAGGGTAGCCAAAATGTACATTAAGGAGATTTTCAGTGGTTTAAATCCTGACAATAAACCCAAAGTTGCCTTGTTTGATAACAAATATAGGTACAACGAAATGCTGGTAGAGAAAGACATTACTTTCTTCTCTAACTGTGAACATCACTTTGTTCCCATTATTGGCAAAGCGCATATTGCCTACATTTCCAGTGGAAAAGTAATTGGCTTATCGAAGTTAAACCGGGTCGTACAGTATTTTGCCAAACGCCCACAAGTGCAGGAAAGACTAACGGTACAGATCGCCAATGAGTTAAAGGAAATGCTGCAAACGGATGATGTAGCGATACTGATAGATGCCAAACATTTATGCGTGTCTTCCAGAGGGGTAGAGGATATTAATAGTTCTACCGTTACTGCCCATTACAGCGGCAAATTCCAGGAAGATCAAACTAAAAATGAATTTCTGAAATACATCGAACTGAAGTAG
- a CDS encoding 6-pyruvoyl trahydropterin synthase family protein: protein MKVAVFRKEHFNAAHRLHNPNWTEEQNQRVYGKCNNGNFHGHNYELIVKVIGEPDPETGYVIDMKILSDLIKEQVTDRFDHKNLNLDTHEFKTLNPTAENISIVIWNLLRPHIDSKYDLKITLYETERNFVEYPAY, encoded by the coding sequence ATGAAGGTAGCTGTTTTTCGGAAAGAACATTTTAATGCGGCCCACCGCCTACATAATCCCAACTGGACAGAAGAACAAAATCAGAGAGTGTATGGAAAGTGCAACAATGGCAACTTCCATGGGCACAACTATGAACTGATTGTGAAAGTAATAGGAGAGCCTGACCCGGAAACCGGTTATGTAATTGACATGAAAATATTAAGTGACCTGATTAAAGAACAGGTAACTGATAGATTTGATCATAAAAATTTAAACTTAGATACCCATGAATTTAAAACCCTCAACCCGACAGCAGAAAACATATCAATCGTTATTTGGAATTTATTAAGGCCACATATTGACAGTAAATACGATTTAAAAATCACACTTTATGAGACAGAAAGAAACTTCGTTGAATACCCAGCATATTAA
- a CDS encoding adenylyltransferase/cytidyltransferase family protein, which yields MNISDYADYYPLFSRYGMNSTAVHELIVRWREPHRFYHNEMHLQFLLEAIEKLHAQGQVSDTQKDCLLMTAFFHDAIYDPASGENEEASAKLFTELTNGVEDSEAVVQMILDTKTHMPKSDLSKVFSGLDMSVVTDSDFEALLTWERGIAREYQFVDYSLYKIGRISFLEHCIEAFPQNKTNLQNLVAYLKQHKPRIGIYAGSFNPFHHGHLNILEKAERIFDKIIVARGINPEKDNLLTNKRPTGVLKYRQVEGFSGLLTDYITSKEEHADITLIRGLRNGDDLAYEVNQQRFMEDMKPNLKVVFIRCDMQFEHISSSAIRNLEKISKGLGDKYVPIE from the coding sequence ATGAACATCTCCGACTACGCTGATTACTATCCCTTGTTTTCACGATATGGCATGAATTCCACAGCCGTTCATGAACTGATCGTCCGCTGGCGGGAACCACACCGCTTTTATCACAATGAAATGCACCTGCAATTTTTACTGGAAGCCATCGAAAAATTACATGCTCAAGGGCAGGTTTCCGATACCCAGAAAGACTGCCTGCTGATGACTGCCTTTTTTCATGATGCGATCTATGACCCTGCTTCCGGCGAAAATGAGGAAGCATCTGCCAAATTATTTACGGAACTTACCAATGGCGTGGAAGATTCAGAAGCAGTAGTTCAGATGATCCTGGACACTAAAACCCATATGCCCAAATCTGACTTATCTAAGGTATTTTCGGGCCTGGATATGTCTGTTGTCACGGATTCGGATTTTGAAGCATTGCTCACCTGGGAACGGGGCATTGCCAGGGAATACCAGTTTGTGGATTACAGTTTATATAAGATTGGCCGTATTTCCTTTCTGGAACACTGCATCGAAGCCTTTCCGCAGAATAAAACCAATCTGCAAAATTTAGTCGCCTACCTGAAACAACACAAACCCCGGATTGGCATTTATGCTGGTTCCTTTAATCCCTTTCATCACGGGCACCTGAATATTCTGGAGAAAGCGGAAAGGATTTTTGATAAAATTATTGTGGCCAGAGGCATCAATCCTGAAAAAGATAACCTATTGACCAATAAACGACCAACCGGTGTACTAAAATACCGGCAGGTAGAGGGTTTTTCCGGATTGCTTACCGATTATATCACCTCAAAAGAAGAACATGCGGATATTACCCTCATCCGGGGTTTACGCAATGGCGATGACCTGGCCTATGAAGTGAACCAGCAGCGGTTTATGGAAGATATGAAACCAAATTTAAAGGTGGTATTTATACGCTGCGATATGCAGTTTGAACACATCAGCTCGTCTGCCATCCGCAACCTTGAAAAAATCAGCAAAGGACTGGGTGATAAATATGTGCCTATAGAGTGA
- a CDS encoding head GIN domain-containing protein, with protein sequence MKTIKNRALLFLLASLFILPACHDDDLFGIRGEGPTVSENREISDFDRIELEVDAEVILQQGEEQEVVVEAQQNILSALETDVKNGKLEIDFGGRHVRRHNDIKIYITVPDITSLKVAGSGSIRGADDFEVVDLDLNVSGSGKIDFGVKGANSIDTDISGSGDLYLNGKVTRHQANISGSGKIKAYELITTNADMEITGSGNAEVYVTDRLKAKITGSGKVRYKGSPSVEVNVSGSGKVENAN encoded by the coding sequence ATGAAAACTATTAAAAACAGGGCATTATTATTTTTATTAGCTAGCTTATTTATTTTACCCGCCTGCCACGACGATGACCTTTTCGGCATCCGCGGCGAAGGTCCAACCGTGTCTGAAAACCGGGAAATATCCGATTTTGACCGGATTGAGCTTGAAGTAGATGCAGAAGTAATTCTTCAGCAAGGAGAAGAACAGGAAGTTGTAGTTGAGGCTCAGCAAAATATTCTCTCTGCTCTGGAAACGGATGTAAAAAATGGCAAGCTGGAAATTGATTTTGGCGGTCGCCATGTGAGAAGACACAATGATATTAAGATTTATATCACAGTTCCGGATATTACTTCTCTAAAAGTAGCCGGTTCGGGTTCTATCCGGGGTGCCGATGATTTTGAAGTGGTTGACCTGGACTTAAATGTATCTGGTTCTGGCAAAATAGATTTTGGAGTAAAAGGTGCCAACAGCATCGATACGGATATTTCCGGTTCCGGCGACTTATATCTGAATGGGAAAGTAACCAGGCATCAGGCCAATATCAGTGGTTCCGGCAAAATAAAAGCCTATGAGTTGATCACTACCAATGCAGATATGGAAATCACAGGCTCTGGCAATGCGGAAGTATATGTAACCGACCGGTTAAAAGCTAAGATCACAGGTTCCGGTAAAGTGCGTTATAAAGGCAGTCCTAGTGTAGAAGTAAATGTTTCAGGCTCCGGCAAAGTGGAAAACGCTAACTAG